A single window of Liolophura sinensis isolate JHLJ2023 chromosome 6, CUHK_Ljap_v2, whole genome shotgun sequence DNA harbors:
- the LOC135469400 gene encoding peroxiredoxin-2-like: MATNVMQALRRGVSTALRECSCQRPFTTCGRTITRQFSLAPCLNAARVTQQAPDFSGKAVVNGQFKDLKLSDFSGKYLVLFFYPLDFTFVCPTEIIAFSESMDEFKALNAEVVGVSTDSHFSHLAWINTPRKEGGLGGLKYPLLSDFQKNISRDYGVLLEDEGVALRGLFIIDPKGLVRQVTINDLPVGRSVEETLRLIRAFQFVEKYGEVCPANWQPDSATIKPTPDGSKEYFQKVN, translated from the exons ATGGCGACGAACGTTATGCAAGCTTTGCGGCGTGGA GTTTCCACAGCTTTGAGAGAATGCAGCTGTCAGAGGCCATTTACTACATGTGGAAGAACAATTACAAGACAGTTTTCTCTTG CTCCATGCTTGAATGCAGCCAGAGTGACCCAGCAAGCCCCAGACTTCAGTGGCAAGGCTGTGGTCAATGGACAATTCAAAGACTTAAAGCTGTCAGACTTTAGTGGAAAATACCTCGTGCTCTTCTTCTACCCTCTTGACTT CACATTTGTCTGTCCCACTGAGATCATTGCCTTTAGTGAGAGTATGGACGAGTTCAAGGCTCTGAATGCGGAGGTGGTTGGAGTGTCTACGGACTCGCACTTCAGTCATCTCGCCTGGATTAATACCCCTAGGAAG GAAGGTGGACTTGGTGGCTTGAAGTACCCACTGTTGTCTGACTTCCAGAAGAACATATCTCGGGATTATGGAGTTTTACTGGAGGATGAAGGTGTGGCTCTCAG GGGTCTGTTCATCATTGACCCTAAAGGACTGGTTCGTCAGGTGACCATCAATGATCTGCCGGTGGGTAGGTCTGTGGAGGAGACACTACGGCTGATACGCGCCTTCCAGTTTGTGGAGAAATATGGAGAAG TTTGCCCAGCCAACTGGCAACCTGATTCTGCTACTATAAAGCCAACACCAGATGGATCCAAGGAATATTTCCAGAAAGTCAACTAG